One window of the Colletotrichum destructivum chromosome 4, complete sequence genome contains the following:
- a CDS encoding Putative small ribosomal subunit protein uS2 yields MRASNRTVAPGRTEQFCQIFVAISKPHDFAVFPFFPSAPPPSDTVSPWKKRPKSPKMAPANLPSIFNATSQDIEMLLAAQAHLGSKNLQVHMEPYLWKTRADGVNVINVGKTWEKIVLAARIIAAVDNPADICVISARPYGQRAVLKFAAHTGAVAIAGRFTPGSFTNYITRSFKEPRLIIVTDPRTDAQAIKEASYVNIPVIALCDTDSPTEYVDVAIPTNNKGRHSIGLVWWMLAREVLRLRGTIYNRETPWDTMVDLYFYRDPEAEAEEKVEEEKLPGVEEEGVAAIESGFPATGDWDAQAPGFTGAQTGTNWDGAGDEWAAAGAAPTGDWAAAGEAAAAAPKESTW; encoded by the exons ATGAGGGCAAGCAATCGCACAGTCGCACCTGGCCGCACCGAGCAATTTTGTCAAATTTTTGTCGCGATCTCGAAACCTCACGATTTCGCAGtcttccctttcttcccctccgcaccaccaccgtccgACACCGTCTCCCCGTGGAAGAAAAGACCGAAATCGCCCAAGATGGCTCCCGCTAACCTGCCCTCGATCTTCAATGCCACTTCCCAGGACATTGAGATGCTGCTCGCAGCTCAAGCCCACCTGGGAAGCAAGAACCTCCAGGTTCACATGGAGCCCTACCTGTGGAAGACCCGTGCCGACGGTGTCAACGTGATCAACGTTGGCAAGACCTG GGAGAAGATTGTCCTGGCCGCccgcatcatcgccgccgtcgacaaccCTGCCGACATTTGCGTCATCTCTGCCCGTCCCTACGGCCAGCGCGCTGTCCTCAAGTTCGCCGCCcacaccggcgccgtcgccattgCCGGTCGCTTCACCCCCGGTTCCTTCACCAACTACATCACCCGCTCGTTCAAGGAGCCCCGCCTGATTATCGTCACCGACCCCCGTACCGATgcccaggccatcaaggaggcTTCCTACGTCAACATCCCCGTCATCGCCCTTTGCGACACCGACTCTCCCACCGAGTACGTCGACGTTGCCATCCCCACCAATAACAAGGGTCGTCACTCCATCGGTCTCGTCTGGTGGATGCTCGCCCGTGAggtcctccgcctccgcggcACCATCTACAACCGCGAGACCCCCTGGGACACCATGGTCGACCTGTACTTCT ACCGCgaccccgaggccgaggccgaggagaaggtcgaggaggagaagctccctggcgtcgaggaggagggtgttGCCGCCATCGAGTCCGGCTTCCCCGCCACCGGTGACTGGGACGCCCAGGCTCCCGGCTTCACTGGTGCCCAGACCGGCACCAACTGGGACGGTGCTGGTGACGAGTgggccgccgctggcgccgCTCCCACTGGTGACTGggccgctgccggcgaggctgccgctgctgcccccAAGGAGTCTACGTGGTAG
- a CDS encoding Putative small ribosomal subunit protein uS15 codes for MPPRLQSLQRLGTATLCLRPAVRPATPSFLPIIQTANLSLREKKRKAKQDPYRHQQALQRKAANQKRQSEIQAERDAKWGDPIHGIPTPFVESFDSAGQASETKLVKDDNGNILFKPRPLPTSPGLLNHLVTRDELEHVIQKAYALTKPIKSEDRDYVDPAAEKLAEKQHKEDHARAVEALNRILSMENANSKIRLHTNIKRCVDTFGRHNTDKIVQQKPKSALVDPNAPPAPERAGPDTGSSEVQIAILTAKIRKLAQELSQNRGYKDKHNKRNLRVLCHRRQRLLKYMEKKERGSGRWTHLLEKLGLSPATYKEQISF; via the exons ATGCCTCCCAGATTACAGAGCCTGCAGCGGCTAGGCACCGCCACCT TGTGCCTGCGCCcggctgtgaggccagcaACCCCGAGTTTCCTCCCCATCATCCAAACCGCCAATCTCTCCctgcgcgagaagaagcgcaaggcgAAGCAAGATCCTTACCGTCACCAACAGGCGCTGCAGCGCAAGGCCGCGAACCAAAAGAGGCAGAGCGAGATCCAGGCGGAAAGGGACGCGAAATGGGGTGACCCGATCCACGGCATTCCGACCCCCTTTGTTGAATCGTTCGACTCGGCTGGTCAGGCGTCCGAGACGAAGCTTGTCAAGGACGACAATGGCAACATCCTCTTCAAGCCCCGCCCGCTTCCGACATCCCCGGGTCTTCTCAATCATCTCGTCACCAGGGATGAGCTCGAGCACGTGATACAGAAGGCCTACGCCCTGACGAAACCTATTAAGAGCGAGGACAGGGACTACGTAGACCCTGCGGcagagaagctggccgaAAAGCAGCACAAGGAGGACCATGCCAGGGCGGTCGAGGCTCTGAACCGCATTCTATCGATGGAAAATGCCAACTCCAAGATCCGCCTGCACACCAACATTAAGAGATGCGTCGACACCTTCGGCCGACACAACACCGACAAGATCGTGCAGCAGAAGCCCAAGTCCGCTCTCGTGGACCCCAACGCCCCGCCAGCTCCCGAGAGAGCTGGCCCCGACACTGGCAGCTCCGAGGTGCAGATCGCGATCCTGACCGCTAAGATCAGGAAGCTGGCGCAGGAGCTCTCGCAGAACCGCGGCTACAAGGACAAGCACAACAAGAGGAACCTGAGAGTGCTCTGCCACCGGAGGCAGAGACTGCTCAAGTacatggagaagaaggagagaggaagCGGGCGGTGGACGCACctgctggagaagctgggctTATCTCCCGCGACGTACAAGGAGCAGATCAGCTTCTAG
- a CDS encoding Putative ankyrin repeat-containing domain superfamily, producing MSLSKRAAKDAQWLQYKPMIQQMIVDDKAQEEIRQSLEDNGFRVTKHQLEYKLRIWDIRKRLPKTRSEAVWQYTDARLLKREAEGKSSEVIIDGKIVSSDKVRKERNRRQRSTLARYTQPIQTPQTPEEMRISICTPPPMPMQFAWPESLPWLQFEAKLLEMLYFPAARGSKRNAIQQSAKPLEPGFLRSLGLSNANPVKNVALLAAELGSFMPETQEGDNINRAQLILQGSSNEASHEYVKTMLYRLSNNFDDREMDRHEDIHAWNQSLELLQTSGITSIPLQLSETTDVTVAAVVEKLFRSCLRVLIWHEAWDTTLCHQTQRLTAWLLASGHKPNSKLMIAGELMIPIQAAVKYQAYELAQQLLESGTEGLSSPEVSKHVLFDVLGGLRDCLYELDSEDVAEAMKMKALGLVKRLIDMGTSPNEILGDDNPSALMIAIDCHSIYLVEILVQKGADLLHRSRCDRYRLSWFNETQGVLGYAAEISPQREALNMVRYLIEQVQLLYPSKPLLDFITTDAIFAAAINGHNEILILLHEHGSNISAAEHRGFSALHCAAYMGHLDTCKLLLEHGALVDGPHYSRQPPSPLVLASLKRHFEVVELLQKHGADPSLGVFIKKKNDWDNYFLRSYDGPSLRNLEDGFSPFILDSEVAAVFGKEDCRGLYQYLVRIGVTLPEQLLYNAIYQGDVALVNLALASPSANPNWRGPDGRTCLQAALDARYRASCENWNLKGESAEIATALLKAGAVLFGGELQQAVLLESRSLVEEIIQRDPGGFAEQQCFMSVLETAFLMYSSVMVEWALARDPHAYTPEVLCAAVRFTVKHGNLDILRRLLGNRQHSKKPHLLERLAIAIAAYNNEPDILNTLCKILQVTTSASMPTDGGSSQLGIRSREYELRHTLRDGRHFFCGGNYTLADVSPLSMALESPQCLENLLDRGCCPDQYTMVRAVECDDLQVLKRLAAMPRVELSQAFIEEVPLVCAVKKGKLSMAAVLLDAGEDVNVASRGHRGRSPLQAAVEIGGLEMINLCLEAGANANGPASHKRGATALQLAAIQGFLGIAKTLIDRGADVNASRAKVRGRTALEGAAEHGRIDMIHFLLDQGARTDGDGQVQYLRAIKLAEEEGHLVAAKMLRGYRDWTADDHRLWDRLQSLQEELEDSMGIDEEWWDHAQEDDFADKVYSEDTKTKSG from the exons ATGTCTTTGTCCAAGAGAGCAGCCAAAGATGCGCAGTGGCTTCAGTACAAGCCTATGATTCAACAAATGATCGTCGACGACAAAGCTCAAGAGGAGATAAGGCAAAGCCTCGAGGACAACGGTTTCCGCGTAAC TAAACATCAACTTGAATACAAGCTGAGAATTTGGGACATTCGAAAACGGCTCCCCAAGACAAGAAGCGAGGCTGTCTGGCAGTATACCGATGCGCGGTTGCTTAAGAGGGAGGCAGAAGGGAAGTCCAGCGAGGTCATCATTGATGGCAAGATCGTCAGCTCCGACAAGGTCAGGAAGGAGAGAAATCGTCGCCAGAGAAGCACCCTGGCAAGATACACACAAC CAATTCAGACGCCCCAGACACCTGAGGAGATGAGGATCTCAATCTGCACCCCGCCACCCATGCCCATGCAATTCGCATGGCCAGAGAGCCTTCCTTGGCTGCAGTTTGAGGCAAAGCTATTGGAAA TGCTATATTTTCCTGCCGCACGGGGGAGCAAGAGAAACGCGATCCAACAGTCAGCCAAGCCTCTCGAGCCGGGTTTCCTTCGCAGCCTCGGATTATCGAACGCAAACCCCGTCAAGAATGTTGCTTTACTCGCTGCTGAGCTTGGCTCCTTCATGCCCGAAACACAAGAGGGCGACAATATCAACCGAGCGCAACTGATCTTGCAAGGATCAAGCAACGAAGCATCTCATGAATATGTCAAAACCATGCTTTACCGCCTCTCCAATAATTTCGACGATCGGGAAATGGATCGTCACGAAGACATACATGCCTGGAACCAGTCCCTCGAGCTGCTACAAACTTCCGGAATTACAAGCATCCCACTTCAGCTTAGCGAGACGACAGACGTGACAGTCGCTGCAGTCGTCGAGAAACTATTCCGGAGTTGCCTGCGAGTTTTGATATGGCACGAAGCTTGGGACACCACTCTATGTCATCAAACACAGAGGCTCACTGCCTGGCTTCTGGCCTCCGGACACAAACCCAACAGCAAGCTTATGATAGCTGGGGAGCTCATGATTCCTATTCAAGCGGCCGTGAAGTACCAGGCATACGAGCTGGCACAGCAGTTGCTTGAATCAGGTACCGAAGGATTATCGTCACCAGAAGTGTCCAAACATGTCTTGTTTGATGTGCTTGGAGGTCTCCGTGACTGTCTTTATGAACTGGATTCCGAAGACGTTGCTGAGGCTATGAAAATGAAGGCTCTTGGGTTGGTCAAGCGTCTGATAGACATGGGGACTTCACCAAATGAGATACTTGGAGACGACAACCCATCCGCGTTGATGATCGCCATCGACTGCCACAGCATCTACCTGGTCGAGATTTTGGTCCAAAAAGGAGCAGACCTTTTACACCGATCTCGTTGCGACAGATACAGACTTTCTTGGTTTAATGAGACACAAGGCGTGCTTGGATACGCCGCCGAAATTTCGCCCCAACGAGAAGCCCTGAATATGGTTCGGTATCTGATCGAACAAGTGCAGTTGCTGTATCCGTCAAAGCCTCTGCTCGACTTCATTACAACGGATGCCATATTTGCTGCAGCCATCAACGGCCACAATGAGATCCTCATCCTGCTTCACGAACATGGATCGAACATTTCTGCAGCTGAACACCGAGGATTTTCTGCCCTTCACTGCGCCGCATACATGGGGCACCTCGACACATGCAAACTGCTTCTGGAGCACGGCGCGTTGGTGGACGGACCGCATTATTCCAGACAGCCGCCCTCTCCTCTCGTTCTCGCGTCCCTGAAGCGACATTTTGaagtcgtcgagctcctgcAGAAGCACGGCGCTGACCCCAGCCTTGGTGTTTTCATCAAGAAAAAGAACGACTGGGACAATTATTTCCTGCGTAGCTACGATGGTCCGTCTCTTCGAAATCTAGAAGACGGATTCAGCCCGTTTATACTTGACTCGGAAGTCGCAGCAGTATTCGGAAAAGAAGATTGCAGGGGTCTGTACCAGTATCTGGTGCGCATTGGAGTCACACTGCCTGAACAGCTTCTATACAATGCCATCTATCAGGGTGATGTTGCACTCGTCAACCTTGCATTGGCGTCCCCGAGCGCCAATCCTAATTGGCGAGGACCTGATGGGCGGACATGTCTCCAAGCCGCTCTGGATGCAAGATATCGTGCAAGCTGCGAAAACTGGAACCTGAAAGGCGAGTCTGCAGAGATCGCAACTGCATTGCTCAAAGCTGGCGCGGTCTTGTTTGGAGGCGAGCTTCAACAAGCCGTCCTTTTGGAAAGTCGGAGCCTGGTCGAAGAGATCATCCAGCGTGACCCCGGAGGTTTTGCCGAGCAGCAATGTTTCATGTCCGTACTTGAGACTGCATTTCTTATGTATTCTTCCGTCATGGTGGAATGGGCACTTGCTCGAGATCCACATGCCTACACTCCTGAGGTTCTCTGTGCCGCTGTGCGGTTTACGGTCAAACACGGGAACTTGGATATCTTGAGACGGCTTCTCGGCAACCGTCAACATTCGAAGAAGCCACACCTTTTGGAAAGGTTGGCCATAGCAATTGCAGCGTACAACAATGAGCCGGACATTCTGAATACACTCTGCAAGATACTACAAGTAACAACGTCGGCCTCAATGCCTACAGATGGAGGTTCAAGTCAGCTCGGCATACGCTCTAGGGAGTATGAATTGAGGCATACACTGAGAGATGGCAGACATTTCTTTTGTGGCGGAAACTATACCTTGGCCGATGTCTCGCCGCTATCCATGGCTCTGGAATCACCACAATGTTTAGAGAACCTCTTGGACCGCGGATGTTGCCCTGATCAATACACGATGGTCAGGGCTGTGGAGTGTGATGATCTGCAGGTTCTCAAGAGACTCGCGGCGATGCCCCGAGTCGAGCTTAGTCAAGCGTTTATTGAAGAGGTGCCCCTGGTTTGTGCGGTGAAAAAAGGAAAGCTAAGCATGGCAGCAGTCCTTTTAGATGCCGGCGAAGATGTCAACGTGGCCTCCCGCGGGCACCGCGGGCGCAGTCCTTTACAAGCGGCCGTCGAGATCGGAGGTCTCGAAATGATCAACCTGTGTCTTGAAGCGGGTGCTAATGCCAACGGCCCGGCTTCACATAAGAGAGGAGCTACAGCACTACAGCTTGCCGCGATCCAAGGGTTTCTTGGAATTGCGAAGACCCTGATTGACAGAGGTGCAGACGTCAACGCATCTCGTGCCAAAGTGCGCGGGAGGACAGCCTTGGAAGGCGCAGCAGAGCACGGGAGAATTGACATGATCCATTTTCTCTTGGATCAAGGGGCACGGACGGATGGAGATGGTCAAGTGCAATACTTACGAGCAATCAAACTtgcagaggaggaaggacATCTAGTGGCGGCGAAGATGCTGAGAGGGTACCGCGATTGGACTGCAGATGATCATAGGCTTTGGGACAGATTGCAAAGCTTGCAAGAAGAGTTGGAAGATTCTATGGGAATCGATGAAGAATGGTGGGATCACGCGCAAGAGGACGACTTTGCCGACAAAGTATATTCCGAAGACACGAAAACGAAGTCAGGTTGA
- a CDS encoding Putative ras-like guanine nucleotide exchange factor, which translates to MEATEPRSPQVGPGFGVRPPQREQPPRSPLSPRGIATRSSRLGGSPKSGTGDGDREGQSQSATAGVGATSGGKWSAKMRLPASSTKPLVPATKRTSEERNQVSTRRMRADSSADDKFEIAPDGGSAGREGRQFTVANVGNNGRIYLRPTVRPANQRYPQPNFVFPITPPGTAGLDALTEKQKQKGASDLHLSQWTDTPPTPATPATVTSPLTSSSSRYFSAHAPRPSQHRRAHSDSTVHDGATSRNSEAEGFKIVISKPGDEKRAKTTEDLDAPQIPMLDIEIPNWKLGNPRFTARGTPFFRGSSYAPTDEFPSSSNVSVLHKSPTGDLAPRMPESTASRKPSPISIPQIRLPPLEPSRFADPLSPPPMTTPRLPAVRSTYMSTHLVIEPTMFDALTFKPTCDDKTIVRYSPSTGAVTAATPPRLVAEFTSPSFLDYELISDFFLTYRTFLEAGDLLKLLMARLRWALGRNDEIGMVVRVRTFVAMRHWILNYFMDDFVVEYGLRVSFCNLLNDMFDEMATEPQGRKVQLKILAELKKCWRRVCAQFWDGPEFEPTLGPGVPIAPGGIAGHRNASLDPSFWEKEDAAPRLDGLFAPILEDQEQTSFRDDVSRAGHFEDSQAMGVRPATPENRHVQEIDRRQAASPTSIASMDIISCSFPGKTSRGHQHGSNYTLGAHPVVPASSTHPGTGLIATTPRALVGKRVRAGHGHKRNGSLTDSLREKEHAADRSGFQDTDFLMSLPFAGSLVRGNLMPPGQPYVEIMSPSLAGDFQRHTTIFQVPGQQRSASAMSGQGMKKLIGSVRRALSTRGQGVSPTQANFINISPIGPRGATTNRLPGTAVVPQARPQHNGIRPPVRIDLLGAEIVEDFKKAVREDAAADAAIETERRGFMGPVAGALRNAVSREGLDYSATHLVSSFGSIPEDDILRPVSDMAITTGSKSIVIVDDTIPFSLPTMHGALPASESFEAFADAFLPTGADPTPPNTPPGQAVGTPRRSSYLLNQHVVRQSISADPLPPFIPDLTTLGNGGSVRPSMDSGRPFSELVEGTSSRPTFTRSVRKHLRQKSSRTNRSLDSAIIRRRTASFGSAFDPRSTVKSFDATTYTEGSVADENENDTLPQPLRVLRRRPGGALRAVNNIGGLDALPLRKSRSAGSLTTYSESMRSSSLQSPNHDTSAFVDVVSSEFSHRDEADNFSLGAMAEPSSKRQVSFFSTHSSKPIMRPSFEAEAQKLAQIPDDDDDGGVESALLKLEGKYEKKTFKLSMEPSNAPIHDADASNKPGIEPEVHRSGKRENRRLHVLPGDAALDQQGEGFETHSSFLNPPRRSHTATSFLSDKSAGSYCSIPLLERGLTDDGRSKASVGEWTDMSVLQGPEDDISSAETPRPMYEGSSRDSSFEFVQRTESMERINPKAPPSEQSFLDDDSDEDDLHSDLSSELSTEMVEPEEFAMNQTQPLPNRNAHRSVSILEFDRRPLRESTIGMSDGPPSPPMTLFQALQMSPEAALVPELHEDQVYQQKPLPPTPDTVPVARDQARSPSDPTGTKEALRGQPRYLEPERESSLRFSVHLPFTLAFDSEILAQQFTLIEKDALNEIDWKELIDMGWKNATNNDSRSWVDFLRNTDAHGVEVVIARFNIMVKWTCSEIVLTQNIEERARCIIKFIHIAAHCRRYRNFATMSQITIALTSIEISRLSNTWAMVPPHDMQTLRGLEALISPTRNFYNLRAEMESGSDTGCIPFVGIYTHDLLFNAQRPSEIASSPTTAPLVNFERCRYAATIVKTLLRLLEASTLYQFQPVEGITERCLWMSALSDEEIRKHSHRLE; encoded by the exons ATGGAGGCCACCGAACCCCGGTCCCCGCAAGTCGGCCCCGGCTTCGGCGTGCGCCCTCCTCAACGCGAACAGCCTCCGCGCAGCCCATTAAGCCCGAGAGGCATAGCCACCCGCAGCTCGAGACTCGGAGGGTCGCCAAAGTCTGGAACTGGAGACGGCGACAGGGAAGGCCAGAGCCAGAGTGCCACCGCTGGAGTCGGAGCAACGTCTGGGGGGAAATGGTCTGCCAAGATGCGCCtgccggcgtcctcgacgaaACCGTTGGTCCCCGCGACGAAAAGGACATCCGAGGAGAGAAATCAGGTCTCTACGCGACGCATGAGGGCCGACAGCTCCGCCGACGATAAGTTCGAGATTGCCCCCGATGGAGGTTCTGCTGGACGTGAAGGAAGACAATTCACCGTTGCCAACGTGGGGAACAATGGCCGCATATACTTGAG ACCGACTGTCCGCCCCGCCAACCAGAGATACCCTCAGCCCAATTTTGTCTTTCCCATAACGCCACCAGGGACGGCCGGTCTTGATGCCCTGACGGAGAAGCAAAAGCAAAAGGGCGCAAGCGATCTTCATCTGAGCCAGTGGACCGACACGCCGCCCACTCCTGCAACGCCTGCAACGGTCACCAGCCCTTTAACGTCGAGTAGCAGCCGTTACTTTTCCGCTCACGCCCCGCGGCCTTCTCAACACCGACGCGCCCACTCCGATTCAACGGTTCACGACGGCGCCACGAGTCGCAATTCTGAGGCTGAGGGTTTCAAGATCGTCATCTCTAAGCCCGGCGACGAAAAACGAGCAAAAACCACCGAGGATCTCGATGCGCCTCAAATTCCAATGTTAGACATCGAAATTCCAAATTGGAAATTGGGCAACCCGCGCTTCACCGCTAGAGGCACTCCATTCTTCAGAGGCTCGAGTTATGCCCCGACGGACGAgtttccttcttccagcaACGTCTCTGTTCTGCACAAATCTCCGACGGGCGACCTCGCTCCAAGGATGCCCGAGTCAACAGCATCCAGGAAGCCTAGTCCCATCTCGATCCCTCAAATACGCCTGCCACCCCTGGAACCCTCGAGGTTCGCCGACCCTCTCAGTCCACCTCCCATGACGACGCCCCGGCTGCCCGCCGTTCGCTCCACTTATATGTCGACCCATCTGGTCATCGAACCCACCATGTTCGATGCCCTCACATTCAAGCCAACATGCGACGACAAAACGATAGTGCGGTACTCTCCCTCTACAggcgccgtgacggcggcgacaccgCCACGACTCGTCGCCGAGTTTACCTCTCCCAGCTTCCTCGACTACGAGCTCATTTCCGATTTTTTCCTCACGTACCGGACCTTCCTGGAGGCAGGCGATCTCCTGAAGTTGCTGATGGCGCGGTTACGATGGGCATTGGGCCGAAACGATGAAATCGGCATGGTTGTCCGGGTGCGCACCTTCGTCGCTATGCGTCATTGGATTCTCAACTACTTCATGGACGACTTTGTTGTCGAGTACGGCCTGCGCGTTTCCTTTTGCAACCTCTTGAACGACATGTTTGATGAGATGGCGACTGAACCTCAAGGTCGAAAGGTTCAATTGAAGATTCTAGCCGAGCTGAAGAAGTGTTGGCGACGAGTCTGTGCCCAGTTCTGGGATGGCCCCGAATTCGAGCCAACCCTCGGACCGGGTGTGCCCATCGCACCAGGCGGTATTGCTGGCCACCGAAACGCCAGCCTGGATCCATCGTTCTGGGAGAAGGAAGACGCTGCTCCGCGGCTGGATGGCCTCTTTGCGCCAATTTTAGAGGACCAAGAACAGACGAGCTTTCGCGACGATGTATCCCGCGCTGGACACTTTGAGGATTCTCAGGCCATGGGGGTTCGGCCCGCCACGCCAGAGAACCGCCACGTCCAAGAAATCGACAGACGACAGGCGGCTTCGCCTACGAGCATTGCCAGTATGGACATCATCTCCTGCTCATTCCCTGGTAAGACCTCGAGAGGGCACCAGCATGGCAGCAACTACACACTGGGTGCTCATCCTGTAGTACCCGCAAGCTCGACCCATCCCGGCACAGGGCTTATTGCCACGACACCGAGGGCGTTGGTTGGGAAGCGCGTACGGGCGGGCCACGGACACAAGAGAAACGGAAGCTTGACGGACTCCCTCAGAGAAAAGGAGCATGCCGCTGACCGATCGGGCTTCCAAGACACGGATTTTCTCATGTCGCTGCCCTTCGCCGGCAGTCTCGTTCGAGGAAACCTGATGCCACCCGGTCAGCCGTATGTTGAGATCATGTCCCCCAGCCTCGCAGGTGATTTCCAGCGACATACGACGATATTTCAGGTGCCGGGACAACAGCGAAGCGCCTCGGCAATGTCTGGGCAAGGCATGAAGAAGCTGATTGGCAGTGTTCGACGAGCCCTCAGCACAAGAGGGCAAGGAGTCTCCCCAACACAAGCCAACTTCATCAACATATCCCCCATCGGACCTCGTGGAGCGACGACAAACCGGTTACCCGGGACCGCGGTTGTTCCTCAAGCTAGACCACAGCACAATGGAATCCGTCCCCCTGTGCGGATAGACCTTCTGGGCGCGGAAATTGTCGAGGATTTCAAGAAGGCAGTACGAGAAGACGCAGCCGCAGACGCAGCCATCGAAACCGAACGAAGGGGGTTTATGGGCCCTGTCGCTGGCGCTTTGCGCAACGCAGTATCAAGGGAAGGTCTTGACTACTCAGCAACCCATCTGGTCTCCTCTTTTGGGAGCATCCCCGAGGATGATATCCTCCGACCCGTCAGTGACATGGCGATTACGACGGGTAGCAAGTCAATCGTCATTGTGGACGACACGATCCCGTTCTCCCTGCCAACGATGCATGGGGCGTTGCCAGCTAGCGAGTCTTTCGAAGCATTTGCCGATGCATTCCTGCCCACTGGTGCGGATCCAACGCCGCCAAATACCCCTCCGGGGCAAGCCGTGGGTACTCCTAGACGGTCGTCTTATCTTCTCAACCAGCACGTCGTCAGACAATCCATATCGGCAGATCCTTTGCCTCCTTTTATACCCGACTTGACAACCCTGGGTAATGGCGGCAGCGTACGTCCGTCAATGGATAGCGGTCGCCCTTTCTCGGAGTTGGTCGAAGGAACTTCCAGCAGGCCGACCTTCACCAGATCAGTGAGGAAACACCTTCGGCAGAAATCGAGCAGAACGAATCGATCTCTCGATTCGGCCATTATTCGTCGACGCACAGCCTCGTTTGGAAGCGCATTCGACCCTCGCTCGACGGTCAAGAGTTTTGACGCAACCACTTACACGGAGGGCTCTGTAgccgacgagaacgagaacgaTACCCTCCCTCAACCTCTTCGTGTCTTGAGGCGGAGACCAGGTGGTGCTCTTCGGGCAGTGAATAACATAGGTGGCCTGGATGCCCTGCCACTGCGTAAGTCGCGATCTGCGGGCTCCCTCACAACCTATTCGGAGTCAATGCGAAGCTCTTCTCTGCAAAGCCCCAACCACGACACCAGCGCGTTTGTAGACGTTGTCTCGAGCGAGTTTTCGCACCGCGATGAGGCAGACAACTTCTCCCTCGGTGCCATGGCAGAGCCGTCGTCAAAACGACAGGTTTCATTCTTCAGCACCCACTCGTCCAAGCCGATCATGCGCCCGTCCTTCGAAGCAGAGGCGCAGAAGCTTGCACAaatccccgacgacgacgatgatggtggcgTAGAATCGGCCCTGCTCAAACTGGAAGGCAAATACGAAAAGAAGACTTTCAAACTGTCCATGGAGCCCTCCAATGCTCCGATTCACGACGCAGACGCCTCCAATAAGCCCGGTATTGAGCCTGAAGTTCACAGATCAGGCAAGAGAGAGAATCGTCGGTTACACGTCCTTCCCGGCGATGCTGCATTGGACCAGCAGGGTGAGGGGTTCGAGACCCATTCCAGCTTTCTCAACCCCCCCCGGAGGTCACACACTGCAACGAGCTTCTTGTCAGACAAATCTGCGGGATCCTACTGCTCTATTCCTCTCTTGGAACGCGGCTTGACGGACGACGGCCGTAGTAAAGCATCTGTTGGCGAATGGACGGATATGTCCGTACTCCAGGGACCTGAGGATGACATATCCTCGGCAGAGACTCCACGACCAATGTACGAAGGATCCTCACGCGATTCATCTTTCGAGTTCGTTCAAAGAACCGAAAGCATGGAAAGAATCAACCCaaaggcgccgccgagcgaACAATCGTTCTTGGACGATGAcagcgacgaagacgatTTGCACTCGGACCTTTCCTCTGAACTCTCAACAGAGATGGTTGAGCCGGAAGAGTTTGCCATGAACCAGACACAGCCCCTGCCCAATCGCAATGCACACCGCAGTGTGTCTATCCTCGAGTTCGATCGTCGACCATTGAGAGAGTCGACCATTGGCATGTCAGACGGTCCTCCTTCGCCACCAATGACGCTGTTCCAGGCCCTTCAAATGTCGCCTGAAGCCGCCCTGGTTCCAGAACTCCATGAGGACCAGGTGTACCAGCAAAAGCCTCTCCCGCCGACCCCTGATACGGTCCCGGTAGCCAGGGACCAAGCGAGGTCGCCATCTGACCCCACGGGCACCAAGGAAGCCCTGCGCGGCCAGCCCAGGTACTTGGAGCCCGAACGCGAGTCGTCGCTGAGATTTTCAGTCCACCTGCCGTTCACCCTCGCCTTCGATTCTGAGATCTTGGCGCAGCAATTCACGCTGATCGAGAAGGACGCTCTCAACGAGATCGACTGGAAGGAGCTTATCGACATGGGCTGGAAAAACGCGACCAACAACGACTCTCGTTCATGGGTAGACTTCCTACGCAACACAGACGCCCATGGTGTTGAAGTCGTTATTGCGCGCTTCAACATCATGGTGAAGTGGACATGCAGCGAGATCGTCCTCACACAGAACATCGAGGAACGGGCGCGGTGCATCATCAAGTTCATTCACATCGCCGCTCACTGCCGTCGATACCGCAACTTTGCGACCATGAGCCAGATCACCATCGCCTTGACTTCCATTGAGATATCTCGACTTTCAAACACCTGGGCCATGGTGCCGCCCCACGACATGCAGACTCTGCGGGGTCTCGAGGCTCTCATTTCACCTACGCGCAACTTTTACAACTTGCGCGCGGAGATGGAGAGTGGCTCCGACACGGGTTGCATCCCGTTCGTGGGCATCTATACACACGACCTGCTCTTCAACGCCCAGCGTCCCTCCGAGATtgccagctcgccgacgaccgcACCGCTCGTCAATTTTGAGAGGTGTAGATACGCCGCTACCATTGTCAAGACGCTGCTGAGGCTGCTCGAGGCTAGCACGTTGTACCAATTTCAGCCCGTGGAGGGCATTACCGAGCGCTGCCTATGGATGAGCGCTCTCAGCGACGAGGAGATACGTAAACACTCCCATCGTCTTGAATAA